The Ochotona princeps isolate mOchPri1 chromosome 26, mOchPri1.hap1, whole genome shotgun sequence genome contains a region encoding:
- the LOC131478027 gene encoding transmembrane protein 126A-like: MENHEPGTVKKNLTTLAIITRKISQLPEPERNLLEHGSTYVGINAALSGLIANSLFRRVLNVTHARIATGLPMAVIPFLTARFVSFPLSTGVLSCETCTLIWGGLVGLVLGGLYPIFLAIPVNGGLAARYQSALLPEKGNILTYWIRISKPVFRKMVFPIMLQTMFAAYLGSRQYQLLIKALQLPETGLKFH, from the coding sequence ATGGAAAATCATGAACCAGGTACTGTCAAAAAAAACTTAACAACTTTGGCTATCATAACCAGAAAAATCAGCCAGCTTCCAGAACCAGAAAGGAATCTGCTTGAACATGGATCAACATATGTTGGAATTAATGCTGCTCTCTCTGGCCTAATAGCAAACAGTCTTTTTCGGCGTGTCTTGAATGTGACTCATGCCCGAATAGCTACTGGCTTACCAATGGCAGTGATTCCATTTTTGACAGCACGTTTTGTAAGTTTCCCTTTAAGTACAGGTGTTTTGAGTTGTGAAACCTGTACCTTAATATGGGGTGGACTGGTTGGTCTTGTTCTTGGTGGCCTGTACCCTATTTTTTTAGCTATACCTGTGAACGGTGGCTTAGCAGCCAGGTATCAATCAGCTCTGCTGCCAGAGAAAGGAAACATCTTAACTTATTGGATTAGAATTTCAAAGCCTGTCTTTAGGAAGATGGTATTTCCTATTATGCTCCAGACTATGTTTGCAGCATACCTGGGGTCCAGACAATATCAGCTACTTATAAAGGCCCTTCAGCTACCTGAAACTGGCCTAAAATTTCactga